A region from the Halosolutus gelatinilyticus genome encodes:
- the aglM gene encoding UDP-glucose 6-dehydrogenase AglM has translation MHVSIVGSGYVGTTVAACLADLGHEVVNVEIDEGIVETITAGESPIHEDGLAERIAEHAGTRLRATTDYGATAETDLTVFCLPTPQADDGSLDLAIVKAGAESLGDALAAKDGEHVVVVKSTVLPGTTEDVVGSILEDRSGKRVGEDLHLVMNPEFLRMGTAVSDFLEPDKVVVGASSEPGAAALRELYAPILDRPETALVETDVREAELIKYANNAFLAAKVSLVNELGNVAKEYGADAYEVLDAVGLDDRVSERFLRSGLGWGGSCFPKDVNALRAGARERGYEPALLDAVVAVNDEQPRRLVALLADHVALDGARIAVLGLSFKPGTDDIRKSRALDVIGELVDRGADVVAYDPVATANVREEYPDLDVEYADSVAGALAHADGAVIATDWPEFDDLSFADMRRRIVVDGRRIDVDEDELAVYEGLTW, from the coding sequence ATGCACGTCTCGATCGTCGGCAGCGGCTACGTCGGAACCACCGTCGCCGCCTGCCTCGCGGATCTCGGACACGAGGTCGTCAACGTCGAAATCGACGAGGGGATCGTCGAGACGATAACCGCCGGCGAGTCCCCCATCCACGAGGACGGCCTCGCGGAACGGATCGCCGAGCACGCCGGAACCCGCCTGCGGGCGACGACCGACTACGGCGCCACCGCGGAGACGGACCTCACCGTGTTCTGTCTCCCGACGCCGCAGGCCGATGACGGCAGTCTGGATCTCGCGATCGTGAAGGCGGGCGCGGAATCGCTCGGCGACGCGCTCGCCGCGAAAGACGGCGAGCACGTCGTCGTCGTCAAGAGCACCGTGTTGCCGGGCACGACCGAGGACGTCGTCGGGTCGATCCTCGAAGACCGATCGGGGAAGCGCGTCGGCGAGGACCTCCACCTCGTGATGAACCCCGAGTTCCTCCGGATGGGAACCGCGGTCTCGGACTTCCTCGAACCGGACAAGGTCGTCGTCGGCGCGTCGAGCGAGCCCGGGGCCGCGGCCCTCCGGGAACTGTACGCGCCGATCCTCGATCGACCCGAGACCGCGCTCGTCGAAACCGACGTCCGCGAGGCCGAACTGATCAAATACGCCAACAACGCCTTCCTCGCGGCGAAGGTCTCGCTGGTCAACGAACTCGGCAACGTCGCGAAGGAGTACGGCGCGGACGCCTACGAGGTGCTCGACGCCGTCGGCCTCGACGATCGGGTTTCCGAGCGGTTCCTCCGGTCGGGCCTCGGCTGGGGCGGCTCGTGTTTTCCGAAGGACGTCAACGCCCTGCGCGCCGGCGCTCGCGAACGGGGGTACGAGCCCGCGCTGCTCGACGCGGTCGTCGCGGTCAACGACGAACAGCCCCGCCGGCTCGTCGCGCTCCTCGCCGACCACGTCGCGCTCGACGGCGCGCGGATCGCCGTCCTCGGGCTCTCGTTCAAGCCGGGCACCGACGACATCCGAAAGTCGCGCGCACTCGACGTGATCGGCGAACTGGTCGATCGCGGTGCGGACGTCGTCGCGTACGATCCAGTCGCGACGGCGAACGTCCGCGAGGAGTATCCCGACCTCGACGTCGAGTACGCGGACTCGGTCGCGGGGGCGCTCGCGCACGCGGACGGCGCCGTGATCGCGACCGACTGGCCCGAGTTCGACGACCTCTCGTTCGCGGACATGCGCCGGCGGATCGTCGTCGACGGTCGCCGGATCGACGTCGACGAGGACGAACTGGCGGTCTACGAAGGCCTGACGTGGTGA
- a CDS encoding NAD-dependent epimerase/dehydratase family protein gives MELHDARVLVTGGAGFIGSNLANELADRNEVIAVDDCYLGTPSNLSDDVDFVEASVLDDELPTDVDAVVHLAALSSYAMHEENPRRGARVNVEGFVNVVEQAREDGCETVVYASTSSIYGSRTDPSPEGLDVTVNTGYEASKLARERYGEYFSNHYGMSACGMRFFSVYQGYGGAEDHKGEYANVIAQFADDIASGESPVLYGDGSQTRDFTHVSDIVRGLELAAAHELDGVYNLGTGESYDFNTVVELINDELGTDVEPEYVENPIPESVYVHDTCADSSKIRDETGWEPRIDFEEGIRRVCAQYTDE, from the coding sequence ATGGAGCTACACGACGCTCGCGTTCTCGTCACCGGGGGTGCAGGGTTTATCGGGTCGAACCTCGCGAACGAACTGGCCGATCGAAACGAGGTGATCGCCGTCGACGACTGCTACCTCGGCACGCCGTCGAACCTCTCCGACGACGTCGACTTCGTGGAAGCGAGCGTGTTGGACGACGAGTTACCGACGGACGTGGACGCCGTGGTTCACCTCGCCGCGCTCTCCTCGTACGCGATGCACGAAGAGAACCCCCGACGGGGCGCCCGTGTGAACGTCGAGGGGTTCGTCAACGTCGTCGAACAGGCGCGCGAGGACGGCTGCGAGACCGTGGTGTACGCCTCGACATCGTCGATCTACGGCAGCCGGACGGATCCCTCGCCGGAGGGACTGGACGTGACGGTGAACACCGGCTACGAGGCCTCGAAACTCGCCCGCGAGCGTTACGGCGAATACTTCTCGAACCACTACGGCATGTCGGCGTGTGGAATGCGCTTCTTCTCGGTCTACCAGGGCTACGGCGGCGCCGAGGACCACAAGGGCGAGTACGCCAATGTGATCGCCCAGTTCGCCGACGACATCGCCAGCGGCGAGTCGCCGGTGCTCTACGGCGACGGCTCGCAAACCCGGGACTTCACTCACGTCTCCGACATCGTTCGCGGACTCGAACTGGCCGCGGCCCACGAGCTCGACGGGGTCTACAACCTCGGGACCGGCGAGTCGTACGACTTCAATACGGTCGTCGAGCTGATCAACGACGAACTCGGGACCGACGTGGAACCCGAGTACGTCGAGAACCCGATCCCCGAGTCGGTGTACGTCCACGATACCTGCGCCGATTCCTCGAAGATTCGCGACGAAACCGGCTGGGAACCCCGAATCGACTTCGAAGAGGGAATCCGGCGGGTCTGTGCGCAGTATACGGACGAGTGA
- a CDS encoding DUF1508 domain-containing protein codes for MTVPTTDLGAGELVIATGILLVVGLLAVAFALNAKRTFDGADGDGEVGAAVAPAIPTDDAVEDSRIALAQDENGDWTWSVLHLETRAESAARSPSRAAATERIERLQDTIDDAGLLEVSESAFRLSETRDGTWQWTLVRGDGSRVCAASREFDDRDGAETAVSFLKEHGPDAEMIDVEGGAFTVVERHGRWHWQLVADDRTTLAAGEVGYASQERAVAAARTFAERFIQARVLDVDRVGVELYDRDDGWAWRIVDDEDTVVADSTDAFAARPDAERAADEVLTALESAAVLVADEPTFERYRSDEEWHWRLVDGTDRVVARSTAGAPARDDADPAIERFGETAREADVVEIETAEYEVYPVRDAGESRPASATATSQRPEAIADGAGASVAETSADASAAEATDARDWGWRLVTDDREIIAASTDSAADVETAEAAIERVREQARDAELIEFDNAAFRVYETDAGEWRWRLIDENGTVLADSGAEHDSRDEAAEAMLTLKEQAPDAEVLEIETAAFELFVTADDEWGWRLIDGAGSLVAEGPTTHPTREAARDAMGRLLDHLEADVRTMDRPIFQVSGTDDWGWRFVLPTGEIVATGAAEYPTRDDLAEGVTTVREAAATADDATIDDVAIELYDSGDWHWRVLDRDREELATGTGSYPDRKAALDAVETLTSRVDDVPVFTIDDAAIRLDGDDGWRWELVDRDRAVLASAGAATETKTALMGAIADVRRLAPLAQPVEFGVASFDLVTTADDRWQWQLRDEHGQAVATGADRYESRAAAREAVSDGRQLLDRASIFAIDSAAFELYADEDGWVWRLVDEYGTTVIESTQTYGTRTAAREAISDLKTTVPDGGIIVAE; via the coding sequence ATGACCGTCCCGACTACGGATTTGGGTGCTGGCGAACTCGTTATCGCAACCGGCATCCTGCTCGTCGTTGGCCTCCTCGCGGTCGCGTTCGCCCTGAACGCGAAACGGACGTTCGACGGCGCCGACGGTGACGGCGAGGTGGGAGCAGCCGTGGCTCCGGCGATCCCGACCGACGACGCGGTGGAGGACTCCCGGATCGCACTCGCACAGGACGAGAACGGCGACTGGACGTGGTCCGTCCTGCATCTCGAGACCCGTGCGGAGAGCGCGGCCCGAAGCCCCTCCCGAGCGGCGGCGACCGAGCGGATCGAACGGCTGCAAGACACGATCGACGACGCCGGGCTGCTGGAAGTGTCCGAATCGGCGTTCCGGCTGTCCGAGACGCGGGACGGAACCTGGCAGTGGACGCTGGTGCGCGGCGACGGTAGTCGCGTCTGCGCCGCGTCCCGCGAGTTCGACGACCGCGACGGCGCCGAAACGGCGGTGAGTTTCCTGAAAGAACACGGCCCTGACGCCGAGATGATCGACGTCGAAGGCGGAGCGTTCACGGTCGTCGAGCGCCACGGACGGTGGCACTGGCAGCTGGTCGCCGACGATCGAACCACGCTGGCCGCGGGCGAAGTCGGGTACGCGAGCCAGGAACGCGCCGTCGCCGCCGCTCGAACGTTCGCAGAACGGTTCATCCAGGCGCGGGTACTCGACGTCGATCGCGTCGGCGTCGAACTGTACGACCGCGACGACGGCTGGGCGTGGCGGATCGTCGACGACGAGGATACCGTCGTCGCGGACTCGACCGACGCGTTCGCCGCGCGCCCCGACGCCGAACGCGCCGCGGACGAGGTGCTCACGGCGCTGGAGTCGGCGGCGGTTCTCGTCGCCGACGAGCCGACTTTCGAGCGGTACCGGTCCGACGAAGAGTGGCACTGGCGGCTCGTCGACGGGACCGACCGGGTCGTGGCCCGGTCGACCGCCGGCGCGCCGGCGCGCGACGACGCGGATCCGGCCATCGAACGATTCGGCGAGACCGCCCGCGAGGCGGACGTCGTCGAGATCGAAACCGCGGAGTACGAGGTCTATCCGGTGCGCGACGCCGGGGAGAGCCGGCCCGCGTCGGCGACCGCAACCAGTCAGCGGCCCGAAGCCATCGCGGACGGGGCGGGCGCGTCGGTCGCCGAGACGTCCGCGGACGCCTCGGCCGCGGAGGCGACCGACGCCCGGGACTGGGGCTGGCGACTCGTGACCGACGATCGCGAGATCATCGCCGCGAGCACCGACTCCGCCGCCGACGTCGAGACGGCCGAGGCGGCGATCGAGCGGGTTCGCGAACAGGCTCGCGACGCCGAACTCATCGAGTTCGACAACGCTGCGTTCCGCGTCTACGAGACCGACGCGGGCGAGTGGCGTTGGCGGCTGATCGACGAGAACGGAACCGTGCTCGCGGACAGCGGCGCGGAACACGACTCCCGAGACGAGGCCGCGGAGGCGATGCTGACGCTGAAAGAGCAGGCGCCCGACGCCGAGGTGCTGGAGATCGAGACGGCGGCGTTCGAACTGTTCGTCACCGCGGACGACGAGTGGGGCTGGCGACTGATCGACGGCGCCGGCAGCCTCGTCGCCGAGGGACCCACCACCCACCCGACCAGGGAGGCCGCCCGCGACGCGATGGGGCGCCTGCTCGACCACCTCGAGGCCGACGTTCGCACGATGGACCGGCCGATATTCCAGGTCTCCGGGACGGACGACTGGGGCTGGCGGTTCGTGCTCCCGACGGGGGAAATCGTCGCGACCGGTGCCGCCGAGTACCCGACACGGGACGACCTCGCAGAGGGCGTGACGACCGTCCGCGAAGCCGCGGCCACCGCCGACGACGCGACGATCGACGACGTCGCGATCGAACTCTACGACAGCGGCGACTGGCACTGGCGGGTACTTGATCGCGACCGCGAGGAACTCGCTACTGGGACGGGGTCCTACCCCGATCGCAAGGCGGCGCTCGACGCCGTCGAGACGCTCACGAGCCGCGTCGACGACGTCCCCGTCTTCACGATCGACGACGCGGCGATCCGCCTCGACGGCGACGACGGCTGGCGCTGGGAACTCGTCGACCGCGATCGAGCGGTACTCGCCAGCGCGGGCGCCGCCACCGAGACCAAGACGGCGCTCATGGGGGCCATCGCCGACGTCCGTCGGCTCGCACCGCTGGCGCAGCCGGTCGAATTCGGGGTTGCGTCGTTCGACCTCGTCACGACGGCGGACGATCGGTGGCAGTGGCAACTTCGGGACGAACACGGGCAGGCCGTCGCGACCGGCGCGGACCGCTACGAGTCGAGGGCGGCTGCCCGCGAGGCCGTCTCGGACGGCCGCCAGCTACTCGATCGGGCGAGCATCTTCGCGATCGACAGCGCCGCGTTCGAACTGTACGCCGACGAGGACGGCTGGGTGTGGCGGCTGGTCGACGAGTATGGCACCACGGTGATCGAGAGCACGCAGACGTACGGGACGCGCACCGCGGCTCGCGAAGCGATCTCCGACCTCAAAACCACCGTTCCCGACGGCGGAATCATCGTTGCCGAGTAA